The genomic region TGCCTTGGCCGACACCCGGAATACCTCTGCTCTCCCTGCTCTCGCCACAAATCTCAGCGCAGCAGTTCCCGTACGGTCGCCACGGCCAGTATCTCAAAGCTGTCCAGTAGTGGTACGGAGCTGTCAGGTTGCTGGAGTACTAATTCCAGAGCGGTACACCCTAAGATGACCGCCTCCGCACCTCCCGACTGCAACGTCCGTATCACCCTCAGCAACGCTTGCGTGTTCTCCACCGACTTGTTACCGTCCAGGATCCGCTGAATGATTGTGGAGACAAGCCGCTGCTCGGTCAAATCCGGCGTTACCACCTGTATCCCGTATCGCGCAAGCTCCTGCTCATACAGCTCATGGGTGATCGTTTCTGTCGTAGCCAGAAGCCCCACGGTTCGGTATTCCGCACGCGCGCATACGTCTGCTGTTTCTTCCATGATGCTCAGGATTGGAGGCGCAACACAGGCGCGTAATTCCGGCATGAAGTAATGCACCGTATTACAGGGGATGACGATACTATCGACACCTGCAGCCTCCAGACTCTGAACCCCGCGAACCAAAAACGGCAGTATCTGCTCCTCGTTCCGGCCGCGTTCCACGATCTCGCGTTCCAGATCGTATGGCACCGGAACATTGTTCAGTATGAGGGGTGGATACTGCGTGTTGTCGCTCGCCCGTGCTCTCGCATTGATCTGCAGGAAAAACCGTGCAACCGTTTCAGGCCCCATAACGCCCAGAATGCCTACCGTTCTCACCGTCTCACCACGCCTCCTTCCTGACTCATGACCGCGGTAAAAAGCACCGTCTGGTTAGTAGTTAGTAGTGCCCTTAAGGATAAGCTCCTGCTTCGCAATACCTTGCTCGCCCAGCTCATACAGCCCCTTATCCGTGATCTTCAAGGTGGGAATCACCGGCAAGGCAAGGAAACTCAGTGCCATAAACGGCGACCCCAGTTTCCCGCCCAGCGCACGATACGCCGCTTCCAGCTTCTCCATATCCTCCATTACCTGAGCAGGCGCATCGAGCGACATGAGTCCACCGTAGTGGAGCTGGAGTGTGCTCACCGCTTCTGGTGAGACCACAACCTCGCCGCCGCCCATCGCTCTGAGCGCATTTACTGACCGGGCCATAGCAGCATCAGTAGTACCGACGACGATGATGTTATGGCTGTCATGCGCAACGGTCGATCCGATGGCGCCTTCTTGTAGCCCAAAGCCCGTGACAAAACCGACGCTGAAACCGCCCGTGCCGGTATGACGCTCGATCACCGCGATCTTCAAGAGGTCGCGCTCGATATCCGCTTCAAGGAGGCCTGTTCGTACGGTAAGCTCGTGAATGACCGATTCCGTTATCACGTGGCCTTCCACAACCCGTATGACCTTCACCCGTGCTCGTTCACCCGGGCAGGGTATCGCAAATTGTTCTGCGGCGACTGGTGGGCAGTGCACGCTCTCGAGCCCAAACGAATAGTCAAAAGGTACTTCCGGAACCACCGGCTCACCATGCCGTGCTATAATGCGACCGCCTGCAATCACCAGTTCTGGTGTGAATCGTGCGAGATCATCAAAGACGACAAGATCCGCCCGGTAGCCGGTTTCGATCACGCCTCTGTCGTCCAACCCGAAATGCCTGCTCGGGTTATGCGTCGCCATGCGGAGTGCTGTAACCGGGTCGAGTCCCCAACGCACGGCGGTCCGCAGGTTATAATCGAGATGGCCATACCGTACCAGATCGCCACTATGCCGGTCGTCGGTGCAGAACGAGAGGTTCTCGGTCGGCAGTTCGTTCTCGATGAGGTACTGTACCAGCCGCTTCAGATCCTGTGCCTGACTGCCAAGCCGGATATACACCGCCATCCCGCGACTGATCTTCTCCTCGAGCTCCCAGCCTTCGGTCACCTCGTGATCGGAGCTGATCCCGGCAGCAACGTAGTTCTTGAGATCCTCGCCGCTCAGCAACGGGCAGTGCCCCTCGATTACCTTACCCACGTTCCTGGCCGCCGCGATCTTGCCCATCACCTCACGATCACCGCTCAGAACGCCCGGGAAGTTCATCAGCTCGCCCAGGCCAATAACACCCTCCTCGCTGAGGAGCTCTTCGACCTTCTCCACGCCCAGCGTCGCACCCGAAGTCTCAAACGGTACTGCGGGCACGCAGCTCGGAACGGTCGTATACACACTGATCGGCTGCAGTTGTGCCTCCTTCAACGTCGCTTTTACGCCGCGGACACCAAGAACGTTGGCGATCTCGTGCGGATCATTGACGACGGTGGTCGTGCCATGAGCCATGACAAGCCGCACAAACGCGCTCAACGGCAGTTTACTGCTTTCAAAATGAACGTGCGGCTCCACCAATCCTGGTGCAACATATCTGCCCCTAACCGGCACCGTCTCCGTGCCCGACAACTCGGGTTGTATCTTGACGATTTTCGTACCTGTGATGCCGATATCGGCCTCGAAGGTCCGGCCGTTTTCAACATCCACGATCCTGCAATCCTTTAGCACCAGATCGTACCTGTCACGTCTCCGTGCCGTTCGGGGTGTATCGTTTATCTGCATGCACTCCGTTGAAGCTCCGGTCACTTGTACCACGGGGGACGAACCTCAAATCAGACCAGTTACACCTTTAATGAAGAAAAAAACGCCTAAGGTGATAACAAAGAGCGCGAGGCCGAGCATGATCCGCTCGTAGCGCTTGCCCACGAGGAAGCGCTCACCACGCGAGAACGAGTAGGAGACGAACGAATACCAGGTCAGATCCGACATGAAATGCCCGATCGATACCAGAGCGATCCCGGCGACTGCGAACCACTCGAAGCCCTGTAACAGGAGTGGATAGCCTACGGTCACCCACCAGGGTATAAAGGCGGGATTAAACGCCGTGAAGAGGATGCCGCCCGCGATCGAGCTGTGATACGCGTACCGAAAACCGCGCCACCGCACGGTATTCCCCCGGGCTGCGATGGATGCGTCATCAGGAGCGCCACGGGCGCTTCTGAAGGTCGTTACCGAGATAAGAATGAGCGCAATGCCGCCCATAACATAGACCAACGATTTGAACTCGAGGAAATAGCTCGTGATGCCCAGGCCGAGAACAAGCGCGAGTATGAGTGCGAGCTCCACCGAGATATGGCCGAGCACGGTGAGCGGTCCAGAACGAGCTCCTTTCTTTACGGTGTCCGCGAGGACATAGGCCAGCATCGGACCGGGAATCAACGCTCCGCTCAGGCCGGTAAAGAAGCCGATTGCCAGAAGAGAAGCGCCAATGAGTATTGGTGAAGCGATCAGATCCATTGCGGTTCGAGCCTTGCAAAAGGTGAAAACGATTAACTATTTATGACTGACGCTTTATAAAATATCTATCGTGGAGAACGGAGACGGGGGCTCGTAGCTCAGTGGAAGAGTGCCTCCTTCGCGAGGAGGAAGCCACGGGTTCAAATCCCGTCGAGTCCATGGGTCGTAGCATAGCATAATATACGAACGAGGTGATGTGAATGCAGATGATGCCACAGATGGGGTATGATAGAGGCATAACAACATTTAGCCCTGATGGCAGGTTATTTCAAGTAGAATACGCACGCGAGGCGGTGAAACGAGGTACAACCGCCGTCGGTATCAAGGCGCGTAATGGCGTGGCACTCCTGGTGGACAAGAGATTGACGTCCCGATTACTGGAAGGAGGCTCTGTGGAAAAGATCTTTCGCTTGGACGATCATATCGGCGCCGCGACATCTGGATTGGTTGCCGATGCACGTATGCTC from Methanomicrobia archaeon harbors:
- a CDS encoding amino acid racemase, yielding MRTVGILGVMGPETVARFFLQINARARASDNTQYPPLILNNVPVPYDLEREIVERGRNEEQILPFLVRGVQSLEAAGVDSIVIPCNTVHYFMPELRACVAPPILSIMEETADVCARAEYRTVGLLATTETITHELYEQELARYGIQVVTPDLTEQRLVSTIIQRILDGNKSVENTQALLRVIRTLQSGGAEAVILGCTALELVLQQPDSSVPLLDSFEILAVATVRELLR
- the ade gene encoding adenine deaminase, with translation MQINDTPRTARRRDRYDLVLKDCRIVDVENGRTFEADIGITGTKIVKIQPELSGTETVPVRGRYVAPGLVEPHVHFESSKLPLSAFVRLVMAHGTTTVVNDPHEIANVLGVRGVKATLKEAQLQPISVYTTVPSCVPAVPFETSGATLGVEKVEELLSEEGVIGLGELMNFPGVLSGDREVMGKIAAARNVGKVIEGHCPLLSGEDLKNYVAAGISSDHEVTEGWELEEKISRGMAVYIRLGSQAQDLKRLVQYLIENELPTENLSFCTDDRHSGDLVRYGHLDYNLRTAVRWGLDPVTALRMATHNPSRHFGLDDRGVIETGYRADLVVFDDLARFTPELVIAGGRIIARHGEPVVPEVPFDYSFGLESVHCPPVAAEQFAIPCPGERARVKVIRVVEGHVITESVIHELTVRTGLLEADIERDLLKIAVIERHTGTGGFSVGFVTGFGLQEGAIGSTVAHDSHNIIVVGTTDAAMARSVNALRAMGGGEVVVSPEAVSTLQLHYGGLMSLDAPAQVMEDMEKLEAAYRALGGKLGSPFMALSFLALPVIPTLKITDKGLYELGEQGIAKQELILKGTTNY
- a CDS encoding lysine transporter LysE encodes the protein MDLIASPILIGASLLAIGFFTGLSGALIPGPMLAYVLADTVKKGARSGPLTVLGHISVELALILALVLGLGITSYFLEFKSLVYVMGGIALILISVTTFRSARGAPDDASIAARGNTVRWRGFRYAYHSSIAGGILFTAFNPAFIPWWVTVGYPLLLQGFEWFAVAGIALVSIGHFMSDLTWYSFVSYSFSRGERFLVGKRYERIMLGLALFVITLGVFFFIKGVTGLI